GCATAATGTCAGACTGAAATTGATCGCTGGTCAGGAAAAAGATGAGCGTACATATAATGTACCAAGTGTTCCAGAAGTTGCTGCACTTATTGCATGTGATATTGATGCAAATTCGAAGAgagatattattattgaaactcAAAATGGGTAATTACAAAGGATACACAAATTGCATTCTAACTATCTAGCTCTGCAATATCCTCTATTGTTTCCTTACGGAGAAGATGGATATAGGCCTAACATTCTGCATCGTGATACATTAagtgggaaaaaaaagaaaaaggaatcatCTTACAATGAGGGAGTGGTTTGCTTACAGACTACAATGCAGGCCAAATGAAGGTCAAACTCTGTTGCATTCTAAAAAACTATTCCAATAATTTGTTGCTGAAGGGTACATAATGGTTGAATCAGAAAGACTTTCCTATGTTAGAAACAACCAAAAGAAACTCAGAGTTGACAAGTTCTGTAGCTTGCAACAGTCATTAGATGCTGGAAATACAGAAGGCTTAAGTAAAGGCAAAAGAGTCATCTTGCTTTCAACCTTTTTTGGTAGCCCACGATATATGGATCAACTTAATTTTGATGGTATAGCTATATGCAGTCACGTAGGCAATGCCAATTTTTGGCAATGCCACAAAACGTtttaaagaaagcgacattaTCTGCGACTCAGTCAATAATTTTTTCGAtttgtcataaattatttttatgacatAAATTCAACAAGACTAAAGTGGATTTTTGTAAAAGTGATGTAGAAATTAAgatgtttattaatttaattatttatttatcgtATATGACTGGTGTCCACGTCAAATGGACAACATTAGTTCTAAATTTTGAGTAATACATTATGAGAATTATGAAGGATATAAACTTCTCCATAAATTGAATATCCTCGAGACAATATTCCAAGTAtcaattctttaaattttacaagTTTCTTTGCCTTTGACCATcgactctttttattttcaaaactgatatatttgtttatatttataattttcatttatccTAATAGCAAGAGTtttggttttatatatatatatatatatatatatatatatatatatatatatatatatatatatatatatattatatttgtaacTTTTGACCATTCTAATCAATTTAGAaaggaattaatttttttttacattagattTTCAAACACTTAACCTAATATAATCAACACCTCTCattccctttctctctctagtgGTGCCTTCAGATGAAAGGCATGGTTTGGATCCCTTGGTGTCCAGGTATGAGCAGACACGGTGGCCGCCAATGAAATTAGTGAAGGGCATGAAGGTGCTCTCAAGGACATTGAATTTCTCCAAAGTCAACTTCTACACACTGTCATTGGCGACATTAACTTTTCCAAACTTGTCGTCTCCAACATGCTCAGCGGTAATGTCTATGATCACCATGACACGCAATTTCCTGTCATAGACATCACCTTCCTGCAAGTCTCTTCCCATTCTCAACTAATGCTACACCACATTCTTCCCCTTCCCCATTAGTGTTTTTATACCTTTCGTTTTATATGCCAAGGTTTGTAGATAAGATCTTCAATAATCGATAAAGGTGGGCTAGATGCTTTGATGGTGCTAGAGCTTAGCCCTAAATTAGGGAACCAATACCTATCAGAGGACCTTGTCGTTGTTGAAGAGTATCATGAACAAGGTAGCCACTAGTAGGGATATGACATTGTCTGAAGATGCCTGGGAtctatgtttcaaaatgaaaataagtgaAAGAGTTAGGGTTTTCACATCGCTTGATGATTTGAGTTTGATTTTGGCCCCGATTGACCTGTTGAAGGAAGAATAATCTTGCTCGGATTTGTTTTCTAAGCATAACCTTCCCAAATTATAAACTATTCATCGATTAACAAATGGACTTTTCTCCTTAATGAAAGCTTTTGTTTTTTGAGCTTTTGTTTCAGAGTTTCTATTTATGAGCAAATGGCTCAATCCTGTTGGTagggtttttgtttatttgtctaATTTTGTCATCGATGGCTTTGAGGTTTAAGGTTTGGGAGTTGCAACGGATATGGTGGTTAATGGTGTGACAGAGTAAAGTGATGGAGGGTGTGACGGTGGTGACCCCGGCTTCATAATCTTGTTCTAGATGCATATTTTTTTCGTTTGAATTGTAACTTTTTACATAATTGATTGCCATAgtaatcaatgtaaaaaaattctctCATTCTATATGAGTGGTATCTAAATCAGACCTAAATATAATCAATGTAAAAGATCTTATTAGATCTTATTCCCGTTGAAAAGTAACTCACTTTCATTCTTGACCATCCATGTATACATAGGTGGAAAATTGGTTACCTAACCCGATGTgagttagataaaaaaaaatgtctaattTGTGCCTCTAAAATTAATGAAGCTCAAAACTAGGAAAACCTTGAATTGTTTTCAAGATTTTTGTAGGTTAAGCAAAAGTTCAGGACATGATTAAATTAGCTAAATAGGTCAACATTTAATTTgagctcgaaattaaaaatccAAGTCATACATTCATCAATATTCGAGTAGGCTCAACTAACTCAAGGTAGTTGATTTGTTGTATGGTCCAAATTTGtagttcttatttttcataattagaAGAGTTATCACTTTAACTCTTTTTATAGTGAGCCATGAAAACTATAAATATAgacaaataacttatttttgaaTGGTcagtttataaagaaaatacatgtcttgttttagatgtcatattataGCTACTAACtaacttttaattattcatatatagTTGTAtgacttaaatttataatttttatttctcataatAAGCATAATTATCACTTGATAGGCTCTCCATACATATtgctctattttaattttaacacacacaaacttttattataagaattaaaattaacaatgaaACAATGTATatgtactttttttataaaaaaaatgtcattagaatgttttgtaatagtaaaattagacaaaaaaacaaaaacattttttcactAAATTTAGACACTAATTCATtagttgttttttctttctttcttaaatcCACTTCTggtctatatatttttatgattgtgCCACTTCaatatctcaaaataatttattgcaCATTTAGCCGCCAGGTTCTTAAATTTAGCAATTTTAGTTTATCATTAGTTTATTgtcaactttaaaaaaaaaattgacgtgGGAAAGATTAACTATAAATTGAGGGACcaaacatataattaataaaaaagttttgaGAGATCAAAACTATACAATAGTAAAATTATAGGAATCAAAAGTAGATTTAATtaagtcttattttttatagcatgctagtgattcttttttatactaattaacatAATTGATCGATCTTCGAAAACATTTTTAAACCATTAACGATAGTTTTCAATTTGCGTTAAATTTCATATATCTAGTGCTATAAACTATTAACATAGGTATTTTATGACCAGCATCAGAAGCCTTTTCTATAACTGAACATTATAATCCAAAACTTATACGTGAaggaaattaattaagttataaaTTAACAAGGCTTTACACATATGGAATTATTTATGAAGTTAAAGGTATCTAAGTTTAAATCTTAGTAGAAATAATTCTTGATTATCTTTTcgatcaaatttcaaattagttaaGATGATTTTTCCATAATGagaagattaagataaaaaaatttcagattagttaagatgattttttcatAATGagaagattaagataaaaaaaaataacagataCAAATTTGTTTATAATGTATCGATCGTAATAGTCAAATGCTGTGATTACGTGATCATGGAACCATTGTAACCCCGAAAAAGAAAAGATGTTAACCGTTAATTTGCCGCACATATGATGAACTATAAATGTGTCTGTTGGGAAAGATCATCCACTAAACTTGTTGAGAATGGACTAtatattaataatcaattttttacatAGCATAAAAGAAAAGACCTAGCTGGTGAAAACATGCACGCACCCACCTTATAATCCGGTTTCGTGTTTCGTCAAAGCAGAACAACGAATGGGCTCCAGAAAACTAACAGTCAACACTGTAACGTGTGACGCACACAGCCAACTTACCCTTTCCTCCTTTCTAGTACTCTTGTAGTTTTGTACcttttcaataattttcatataatttttattgcacagcttcaataaaaaattttaatttaaaagtaaaaaatgacaaaacgTTGATGTTCCCTTTCCTTATACTTAGAAAACTAAATTAGAAAAAGTGAAAGATTTAGTGCCATTGAATTAACTTATGCTGGagttaaattgttttaaataagttttcagaaaaagaataaatgaaaaaactatATGATACCTTCGAATTAAAATCTAAAGATTTTGATgttattaagaaattaattatcttttctcATCGACCAATAAAAGTTGACATTGACATGTGTCTTTTAATCAAGTGATATAAGATTGATaagatgatataaaataaattacgttaaaaaaaaatattttatgtccGCTTAGAATatctgataaaaattaattattatttctgaCAAGAATAACTTAATTCCACTAGTGCATAAAGAAGCTTTTACCaattctattatttaaaaaaaaaatagggttgAAACTCATACgattattgatatatatatatatatatattaagttgcTAAGCCAGCAACCCTCTTATTTTCATCCCACCATCTCTTCTCCCAACTCGCTATCATGAGCATCAATATCTGACGGTAAGTAAGATGCAATAAATCATGCAACCCCACCGCCAAACACATTATTCATTAAGACCAACCGTATGTCATATCCTACAAAATTGGCaaacaaacaaagaattcaCACTCCCAATTTCCTTAGTAGTGTTTGTcgttgctctctctctctctgtctgaAGGTGTGTTGTGAATCACGCAGTCACGTATGAGCAAAACCACCGGTCCAAGTCAACCCTTTACACTTCCTTATATCCTAATAACTAACTCATAGTATATATTACCTCCTTTGATCTTATAACCCTTCCCATTCTTCTCGTGTATCCTCCacatctctttcttttttttctttctttctttctaacaCTTGCTTGTTATATATATCATCCCCTCCTAGGTTCTTCCGTTTTTGTAGCTGGGGTTTATACCCTTTGAGGTTTGAAAGGAAACCCAAGTGAAGGTAGAAAGAATGAGGAAGCCTAGTTGTGATATCAAAGACTTGAACAAAGGAGCTTGGTCCAAACAAGAAGACCAGAAACTTATTGATTATATCAAGAAACATGGTGAAGTTTGTTGGCGTACACTACCTCAGGCTGCAGGTATGAAATTAATAAACCCCTAGCAACGTGCATATATAATTATTGGAAAATCAAGTTTGAGTTGTTAGTTCTATTTTTATGGTGTATAGTGGTAACAATAAAGGTTGAACTTATGTTTTCATACATTATAATTATTCCAATCTTTTACCATTAGGTTGACCCTATTGAGTGATTAGTCATATATTACTAGGAAAGGATTCAATGAAAGACATATAAGAAATTTGAATCCTATATCTAATGTCTTAATAAATCAAAGGTGTAAGTGTGTAAcgaacaataattataataattgtaaTACATCATATGTATCCACAAGCGATAGCACACACATACATGTAAAAACAAGATATATATTTGACCACTTACATTTGGTTTAATGATGGTTAGGTTTACATCGGTGTGGTAAGAGTTGTAGGCTGAGATGGATAAACTATCTACGCCCAGACCTTAAAAGAGGCAACTTTgctgaagatgaagaagatctcATCATCAAGCTTCATGCGCTGCTAGGCAACCGGTGTGAATTTAATTCTAAAcatgaataatttttgttttgtgcttTTGACTtatatatgtgttttttttatacgtgtataagaatgaaaagaatCATGATTACACCGTAGATATGTGTATTGAGCAACAATATTATCACcactaaataatataaatggaaATTAAAGTTAACTTTTATCAACGTACATTGCTATAAAGGTTTTCTCACATAATTCATTGTTTGGTTGCATAAATTGTGCttataaaggaaagaaaaaaattaattgataaatattgaTTCGTACAGGTGGTCACTAATAGCTGGGAGATTGCCTGGACGTACAGATAATGAAGTGAAGAACTATTGGAATTCTCATATAAGAAGAAAGCTTATTAGCAAAGGCATTGACCCAAATAATCATAGATTGAAACATACAATCCCTTCTTCCCTTCAGAATTCACTCATGTCTGATGATAGTTCAAAAGCCTTTAGTATGAAAGACACTAATAAGAACGAGACAAGTAAATTACCTCGTGTCTACAACCATGTTGAAGTTTCAGATGCTGCAAGTGGTGAGGCTGAGTCACCGTGTGCATTGCCCGATTTAAACCTTGATCTCTCTATTACCAATCCTTCAGCTTCACAAAGTATTTCTGGAAACAATGTAAAACCATTTCATGAATCTAACTCGTCGAGGAAAGTGCAATTTGATTCCCCTTCTACACTTCTTCTGTTtcagtaattaattaatcaacatCGATCTTGGCTTGAATATGGTGATTCAGCAACTCGTCATATGTGGAGGCGCAAGTGTGTTGTGATCATAATATTTTGAGATCTTACCGACCAAGAAAAGGACTTAGCTTGTGTTTCATTTTGAAGAATGAAAGCCCTCAACTAGCTagttgcaatatatatatatatatatatatatatatatatatagttggcAAACATTAATTGCTGCTATCTTGCAACCGATCAGTACTCACAAATTCTTGAGAGTGAAAATGAGAAGGGTATATATCTCTATGGAAAATCCAATTATTAGCAATTAGATTGAATGCACTGAAACGTAATTgtagaaatatataatttccTCGTGTTGGTCCTGAACAAGTGAGGATCATTTTAATGAAGAGTTCTATGTACAATATGTTTGCTACAGATTTGGCAGCTATATATATTGAGGTGTTAGAAAAAATGGAAATACTGAATATATATGTACCTTTATAGCTATCAGAAACCTTCATTATTCGGGAACTAATGCAGTGAAAATTGTTTATTTGGTATTCCTTTTGGGGTAGGTGATTTCTGGGATTCAAGTGCAGTTCACAACTATCCACTGAACGGTAAATATGAGACGGAATAACAATAAAGGGAGAAATGAAATCATATCGGTTAcgctaattattatattaataatttttaattagataattttatctCAAAACATATGTTAGATTAAAAGTTTATATCATAAATACCATATCCAttagattttatattaataaaaaattattcaatatcttattcatataaatcaaaattgatgtaatatatattttttaaagatataataaaatatgatttatttgattatatttttattattgatgtttgatttttataatatatatatatatatatatatatatatatatatatatatatatgaaagaatcgatcaaattcaaatattatataaaattattaaataatataatagttaattaaaattataacagTGTCACTTTTTAATCGTGTAAGTTGGATCTAGACACATGAAACACTGAATGAACCTCAAAAGAGGGAAGTAACTATAATCTACAAGTtacatttttagatttttctagCATTGAAAGGAccataatatatatatctaGGATCCAACTTTTTATTGATTGGATGTTCTACCAATTGTTGTTTACGTGTTGTAATCTGAGGAAACTCGTTCTACTACTTCAAATGGTCGCATCCTTCTCCTTCTATCCATTTGCTCTTGAGCTTTAGTTAAATTATACTTCAATTGTAGCAAAGTTATGTAACTCCTTAGCCACAACTGTTACCTTAGTTTCCCCAGGAAAAAAATCGCTCCATTGATTGAGgtcatctttcttcatataagacattattgtaaaataatttaacttcttttattttattatttttataaattaaggatttatttcttatataaaaatagtgaTAGTAATATTTCAGAAGATTTAAGGAGTAACCATCAGTTACATCAAGGCCAATGCTAAAACTAGGTCAATCCCGATACGGAACACAATCCTCAATTGCCAAGCTTAaagtcaaattattttaattcttaagcACAAAAAGCAAAATACTAAATTTGTCCTTAAatgtaagatattttttttcaatttgtttgttttttattataagattcTTATCAAGTtatctcttatattttttttaattaaaaaagtctAATTCAACTAGTTAAACATGATGATccatgagttattataaattttttatacctgtatttgatttttacatataaaaattaatattgattttcttttactaaaatactcttaaatattttacaataaattttataaattgataaaataaatttgtttttttaagattGGAGAAGATGActaataaacattaattaattaggtaaaatataattaaatgaaaagagTGAGATGATGACCGTCAATAATTTTAagagtattttattaaaaataataatacaaattacTACTAAATTTAACCCCATAAAAAGTGTTTGTTTCATGGAATAATTTTGTATTCTCTGAAATCACATCCTCATGAATATTGTAGTTGAGAATGTTATTCTTTGACATATATAAAGATGGGTTTCGTTAACTTTTAACATTATTaggaatatttttataaagttttgaaataataaatgaaaaataaaaataaaaatgaaagttataaaagagttagaaaataatttgttaCATTCTCATAGAAATTGTAACTTTTTCATCCCATTGACATGGAATAAAAACTATGTTTACATGGGAATGTAACTCTGTTGGAAACGAAAGATATCACTCTTATCTTTATATTGCTGAGAATGTTAGatgattcataaaataaatgacTCTTATAGGTATGAATTAGCTAGTTAAATGATTCTCAGGGACTGAGGCGGGacagtaataaattaaaaaggtattTAGGTAAGGTACGTATCATGGATCTAATGATTGCTTTTcatgtatgttattatttttttttttttttgaaaaagccgAAGGAAagagattttattattaaaaagcaTCCAAAACTGGTACAAGTAGGTAGTATCAGATTGGGCCAAACCCGATTTTCATGTATGTATGTTGACTTATGAAAATCCAAATCCCTCGTGTACTGAAGAATACCGTATGATAACTATCACACACACCGAAAATAAAGCAGTAGTTTGTATCGAATTTACTGAACTCTGATTTAATTGATCTCCAAACAAAGGTGGAGGGTCATTTAAGACGTGGATATAAATTCTAAAGGACTGAGGAGGAGGAGTAgttaattatagaaaaattataCATGAATATCTAATATGTTAATTGACACttaagagagaaagataaatatatatatatatatatatataaacattataAGTATTATGATTTGACAAAGAAgagatggataaaaaaaatatttattaggtaTTTAAAAAACTTGGATGTTCATATATCATTACTAGCCAACATGGATAGACAATAAATTCTTGGATGGCCTATTTTAGAAATATTGAAAGCTTGTGGGAGACAAGTTTTCATTCGTTTTCTCTCCCCTCACCTGTAAGTCTTACCACTGAAAATAGTTAGCTGCTTGATGATCTTTATTTCCCTCTCCATGGCTTAGAGATGTTACTCTGAATTTGAAAAGTCATACTACCATGCAGCAATAAGTTATAACTAATCTTCATGGCAAAATTATAGCGGTCTAACTGAAAtacagattttttttgtttggtagaGTAAAATTTAATGGAAAGGAATTTCATTCTAGACCAAGGCAGTAAAAATCTCCAAACTTAAAAGAGAGCTTATAAAAGTACTTAATCTTCGTGCTCAAAAGACTTACAAATGCATACATTTATCTCACTCTAAGGAGACGAGCAAAGGTTTAAACCTCCAATCTTTTAAATGCAAGACCTTTGTCTTACTCCACTCGACCTATCCTTTGGGTTAACTGAAATACAGTTGTTTCATCTAATCAGGGCCGTGTACAGTGTGTTAGGCCACTGCCTTAGGCCCCGTTCTTTTTTCAATATACTAGTTACTATGCATTACAgtctattcagaaaaaaaaaatgtaatattacAATCTCTTTTAAATTAGAATCATAGATAATTGCTATAGACCCAAAAAAAGGAATTGCTCGTAAATTGTTATTAGCATTGATAGTGATTATAATTGGAATAACATGTATCATTGtataattgatattttgtatacataaattaatttaaatctttaattgagtcaatttgaaatttaaataatatttaaaatagcaactcacaatttaaaaaaaaaataacaaagtgtattaaattaaaatttgaagtaaattttattttaggtctTATAATCTCTATATACGACTCTGACTAGAACATATATAGGCCAATGACCCTTCTGaactattttgagaaaatattttttttatttcatatttttactaatatttgTAAAGTAAAGTGTTAGAATTACTTGATTATAAAACTTTGATAAATGATTTTACAGCTAAAAGAGCTagaagattaatataaaaattaatattttatataagtctctttaaaattcttgtaaaaaaaaggaTCTCTTTAACATTTTTGCCTTAACCCCAAGTACAGCCCTGCATCTAATTGACATTTTTGTATgagaattgaaaatatttaccaATTCTATTTTCTACTATTTCCAATGCAACCTCAAAATATATTCGAATGAAGTCTAGTAAAGTGCCAAGCCAAGAAACTAAGATTGAAGACAAACAGCTAGCAGTTAATTTCATCATTCTTTAAGAGGTCCCCTTTTGTTCGATCCC
This region of Glycine max cultivar Williams 82 chromosome 7, Glycine_max_v4.0, whole genome shotgun sequence genomic DNA includes:
- the MYB159 gene encoding myb-related protein 308, whose amino-acid sequence is MRKPSCDIKDLNKGAWSKQEDQKLIDYIKKHGEVCWRTLPQAAGLHRCGKSCRLRWINYLRPDLKRGNFAEDEEDLIIKLHALLGNRWSLIAGRLPGRTDNEVKNYWNSHIRRKLISKGIDPNNHRLKHTIPSSLQNSLMSDDSSKAFSMKDTNKNETSKLPRVYNHVEVSDAASGEAESPCALPDLNLDLSITNPSASQSISGNNVKPFHESNSSRKVQFDSPSTLLLFQ